Proteins co-encoded in one Astyanax mexicanus isolate ESR-SI-001 chromosome 1, AstMex3_surface, whole genome shotgun sequence genomic window:
- the si:dkey-126h10.1 gene encoding vesicular inhibitory amino acid transporter, whose translation MLLVERVRAQAGLFWMTHLSSDREENLSLVQRDDLNRTYRENTSPSSSQSEHSDDHEGETQHTQPKITTWEAGWNITNAIQGIFVLGLPYAVLQSGYTGLLLLVLSALLCCYTGKILISCLYEEDEVGQLHRIRHTYADIADACWSRLCPRLGGKLVNVTQVVELMMTCILYLVVSSNLMSNSFPFLPLSPVTCSTLTFLTLMPCMLIRDLKVVSRLSFLCSLVHFLITFVVIGYCLRQAPRWVYGGLRLAVDFDGFLVATGVIIFSYTSQIFLPTLEGCMEERGQFGGMMDWTHVLACVLKTVFSMLALLTWGEDTKEVVSDNLPPALRMMVNLCLLAKALLSYPLPFFSAAQLLQTGVLQPDAAQCERSEAPEWNTLVLRASLLLLSFIMALCVPRFSLLMGLTGSVTGAVMTLLLPALFHLQLKWRQMSAGGKLLDVVILGLGCVCSLAGVIRCIRAMIHAFTNT comes from the exons ATGTTGCTTGTGGAGCGGGTCCGTGCTCAGGCTGGGCTCTTCTGGATGACCCACCTCAGCTCAGACAGAGAGGAGAACCTGAGCTTAGTCCAGAGAGATGACCTGAACCGGACCTACAGGGAAAACACCTCACCATCCAGCTCTCAGAGTGAACACAGTGACGACCACGAGGGagaaactcaacacacacagccCAAAATCACCACCTGGGAGGCAGGCTGGAACATCACCAACGCTATACag GGAATCTTTGTACTGGGTCTTCCCTATGCTGTGCTGCAGAGTGGTTATactgggctgctgctgctggttctcTCAGCGCTGCTCTGTTGCTACACTGGTAAAATCCTCATTTCCTGCCTGTATGAAGAAGATGAAGTGGGCCAGCTGCACCGCATTCGCCACACTTATGCTGACATCGCTGACGCCTGCTGGAGCCGGCTGTGCCCGCGGCTAGGCGGCAAACTGGTCAACGTCACCCAGGTGGTGGAGCTGATGATGACCTGCATCCTCTACCTGGTCGTCAGTAGCAACCTGATGTCCAACAGCTTCCCCTTCTTACCCTTGAGTCCAGTGACCTGCTCCACTTTGACCTTTTTGACCCTGATGCCCTGCATGCTCATCCGGGACCTGAAGGTGGTCTCGCGGCTCAGCTTCCTGTGCTCCCTGGTGCACTTCCTCATCACCTTCGTCGTGATTGGCTACTGTCTGCGGCAGGCCCCGCGGTGGGTGTACGGTGGGCTGCGGCTGGCGGTGGATTTCGACGGTTTCCTGGTGGCGACAGGCGTTATTATCTTTAGCTACACGTCACAAATATTCCTGCCCACACTGGAGGGGTGCATGGAGGAGCGAGGGCAGTTTGGGGGAATGATGGACTGGACGCATGTGCTGGCCTGCGTTCTGAAGACCGTGTTCTCCATGCTGGCACTACTGACCTGGGGGGAGGACACCAAGGAG gtggtcAGTGATAATCTGCCCCCTGCTCTGAGGATGATGGTGAATCTGTGTCTTCTGGCGAAGGCTCTGCTCTCATACCCCCTGCCCTTCTTCTCCGCTGCGCAGCTGCTGCAGACGGGCGTTCTGCAGCCGGACGCTGCTCAGTGCGAGAGATCAGAAGCACCGGAGTGGAACACGCTCGTCCTCCGcgcctccctcctcctcctctccttcatcATGGCTCTGTGTGTCCCTCGCTTTTCTCTGCTGATGGGTCTGACGGGCAGCGTGACGGGAGCGGTGATGACCCTACTGCTGCCCGCTCTGTTCCACCTGCAACTGAAGTGGAGGCAGATGAGTGCAGGGGGCAAACTGCTGGACGTGGTCATCCTAGGCCTGGGCTGTGTTTGCAGCCTGGCAGGGGTCATCCGCTGCATCAGGGCCATGATCCACGCCTTCACCAACACATAG